The Nitrosomonas communis genome has a segment encoding these proteins:
- a CDS encoding efflux RND transporter permease subunit: MFTHFFIDRPILSAVISILIVLAGAVSMSVSPIEQYPDMAPPQVTIDARYPGATAEVIANNVAAPIEAQLNGLDNLLYFYSTSSSSGNVQITVVFNQGSNSDINQVNVQNRLSQAMPQLPQVVVEQGITVDKKSPSIMMVVSVYSPDERYDAAYIANYTNLYVLEELKRVPGANRAKAFGLPDIAMRVWLQPDRMAQLGITVNEVSNAIRSQNQTFGIGQLGAPPVPPSVEQQYVVTAQGLLIKPEEFENIIVRTAKEGSAIVRIKDIGRVELSQRDYSMPSRMNGKTSTTIGVYQQPGANAVETAEGVRKKMEELKAKFPTGLDYKIVLDTSQFTLYSIDKVVHTFFEAVVLVVLVVFVFLQSLRATVIPILAVPVSIVGTFVGMYLFGFSVNMLTMFGMILAIGLVVDDAIVVVENVETNITKKGLTPLAAAKEAMTEIAGALISIVLVLLAVFLPVAFLGGMTGLLYKQFAITIAISMVISGIMALTLSPALAAIIIKAHHGKKNRFFQAFENGFTSLQRGFLGGVARVIQLWPVSLIMFGAVVIGILVMFRILPASFVPDEDQGYFFVLAQVSDTASMNVTSRFSQELEQILLGDPAVQDVGTVNGYSFVDNQQNNSAALMFALLKPFEERKDPSLLSFDTLKRLNAQFATLKDGKAFAVNPPSIPGLGTTGGFEFYIQNRGSGDPRATDAALKAFLAQARARKELQAVNTTFSANSQQLFVDLDRNKAEVLGVHVADVFNTMQAYFGSQVAGQFAQFSRVWFVIIQADANYRANPEDFNKVFVRSSSGANVPLSALITTRYIVSPKLVTRFNAFPAVKITGSQAPGYSSGDAIRVMEEVAHETLPGDFAYSWAGQALEEKGAGGTSSSAFIFGLIVVFLLLAAQFEKWTLPIAVVLTVPFAVLGALLLTWLLGLENDVYFQVGLVTLVGLSAKNAILICEFAIERVRHGMPAREAAIEAAGLRLRAIVMTSFAFILGCVPLAIATGPGANSLRAIGTGVIGGMLASTLIAIFFVPLFFWLLESMSAKFASKKERGDGQDNKDESVLVPVPAPAHVSEEEPPIKRVDK, translated from the coding sequence ATGTTTACTCACTTTTTTATCGATCGACCGATTCTCTCAGCCGTTATTTCGATCCTGATCGTGCTTGCTGGTGCGGTGTCAATGTCCGTTTCACCCATCGAGCAGTATCCTGACATGGCGCCTCCACAGGTAACAATCGATGCGCGCTATCCTGGCGCCACTGCCGAGGTGATCGCGAACAACGTGGCAGCACCCATTGAGGCGCAGCTGAACGGGTTGGACAATTTACTCTATTTCTATTCAACCAGTTCTTCCAGCGGGAATGTTCAAATTACCGTAGTGTTCAATCAGGGCAGCAATTCAGATATCAATCAGGTCAATGTACAGAACCGCCTGAGTCAGGCGATGCCTCAGTTACCTCAGGTAGTGGTTGAGCAGGGAATTACGGTAGACAAGAAATCGCCTAGCATCATGATGGTAGTCTCAGTTTACTCACCCGATGAACGCTACGATGCTGCCTATATCGCAAACTATACCAATCTTTATGTGCTGGAGGAATTGAAGCGCGTGCCCGGGGCGAATCGTGCGAAGGCCTTCGGCCTGCCTGATATCGCAATGCGCGTGTGGTTACAACCTGACCGCATGGCCCAGCTCGGCATCACAGTGAACGAAGTGAGTAATGCAATCAGAAGCCAGAACCAGACCTTTGGTATCGGTCAGCTCGGCGCTCCACCGGTGCCGCCTTCAGTAGAGCAGCAGTATGTCGTAACTGCACAGGGTTTACTCATTAAACCAGAGGAATTTGAGAACATCATCGTCCGCACTGCGAAAGAAGGTTCCGCTATCGTCCGTATCAAGGATATTGGACGAGTCGAACTTTCCCAACGGGATTACTCTATGCCCAGCCGCATGAACGGCAAGACTTCGACTACTATCGGTGTCTATCAGCAGCCAGGTGCGAACGCAGTTGAAACTGCGGAGGGTGTGCGCAAAAAGATGGAAGAACTGAAAGCGAAATTCCCCACTGGCCTGGATTACAAGATTGTGCTCGATACGAGCCAGTTCACGCTTTATTCAATTGACAAGGTGGTGCATACCTTTTTCGAAGCAGTAGTGCTAGTGGTGCTGGTAGTATTTGTCTTTCTGCAATCGTTACGGGCGACTGTCATTCCCATCCTGGCAGTGCCGGTATCCATCGTGGGAACTTTTGTTGGCATGTATCTGTTCGGATTTTCAGTCAACATGCTCACCATGTTCGGTATGATTCTGGCAATCGGTCTGGTAGTGGATGATGCCATCGTAGTGGTCGAGAATGTCGAGACAAATATCACTAAGAAAGGGCTCACGCCATTGGCTGCCGCAAAGGAGGCGATGACAGAAATTGCAGGTGCGCTGATCTCGATCGTGCTTGTACTGCTTGCCGTTTTCTTGCCGGTTGCATTTCTCGGTGGGATGACTGGGCTGCTATATAAGCAGTTTGCGATTACCATTGCAATCTCGATGGTGATCTCGGGCATTATGGCGCTGACCTTGTCGCCAGCATTGGCCGCAATCATTATTAAAGCGCATCACGGCAAGAAAAACCGGTTCTTCCAGGCGTTCGAAAATGGGTTTACCTCTCTCCAGCGTGGGTTTCTGGGGGGGGTTGCCCGCGTCATACAATTATGGCCGGTTTCACTCATTATGTTCGGTGCTGTGGTGATTGGTATTCTGGTGATGTTTCGTATCCTGCCGGCAAGCTTTGTGCCCGATGAGGATCAGGGTTATTTCTTTGTGCTCGCGCAGGTTTCTGATACGGCGAGTATGAATGTCACGAGCCGCTTCAGCCAGGAACTGGAGCAGATTTTGCTCGGGGATCCGGCGGTACAGGATGTCGGTACGGTGAACGGCTACAGTTTCGTTGATAACCAGCAGAACAATAGTGCTGCGCTCATGTTTGCTCTGTTGAAACCTTTTGAAGAGCGCAAGGACCCTAGTCTGCTGTCGTTCGATACATTAAAGCGGCTCAATGCGCAATTTGCGACACTCAAGGACGGTAAGGCCTTCGCGGTTAATCCTCCCTCGATTCCCGGCCTGGGCACGACTGGAGGTTTCGAGTTTTACATTCAAAATCGCGGATCAGGTGATCCACGTGCAACAGACGCAGCCCTCAAGGCATTTCTTGCACAAGCGCGTGCGCGTAAGGAATTGCAGGCAGTGAACACGACATTCAGTGCAAACAGCCAGCAGCTCTTCGTCGATCTCGATCGCAATAAAGCCGAAGTGCTGGGTGTGCACGTGGCCGATGTCTTCAACACGATGCAGGCTTACTTCGGTTCTCAAGTGGCTGGACAGTTCGCACAGTTCAGCCGCGTATGGTTTGTTATCATTCAGGCAGACGCGAACTACCGGGCAAACCCGGAGGATTTCAATAAAGTATTCGTGCGCTCATCGAGTGGTGCTAACGTCCCGCTGTCGGCGCTGATTACAACGCGCTATATTGTCTCACCGAAGCTGGTGACACGCTTCAACGCTTTTCCGGCAGTTAAGATTACTGGCAGCCAGGCTCCAGGCTATAGCTCAGGAGATGCTATCCGGGTGATGGAAGAAGTGGCGCACGAGACACTGCCTGGTGATTTTGCTTATTCCTGGGCAGGGCAGGCATTAGAGGAGAAAGGCGCGGGTGGTACTTCCTCATCGGCTTTCATCTTTGGCCTCATTGTGGTGTTTTTGCTTCTTGCGGCACAGTTTGAGAAGTGGACGCTTCCCATAGCAGTGGTGCTGACAGTTCCTTTCGCGGTATTGGGCGCACTGCTGCTGACCTGGCTGCTAGGACTCGAGAACGATGTTTATTTTCAGGTCGGTCTGGTGACGCTGGTCGGCTTGTCTGCAAAAAATGCGATTCTGATCTGTGAGTTTGCCATCGAACGCGTCCGACACGGTATGCCAGCACGAGAGGCTGCTATTGAGGCCGCCGGGCTTCGATTACGTGCGATTGTAATGACATCTTTTGCATTCATTCTCGGCTGTGTGCCGCTTGCGATTGCGACCGGACCGGGTGCAAACAGCCTGCGTGCAATTGGCACCGGGGTAATTGGAGGAATGCTCGCTTCTACATTGATTGCAATTTTCTTTGTGCCGCTGTTTTTCTGGTTGCTGGAATCGATGAGCGCAAAATTTGCCAGCAAGAAAGAGAGGGGTGATGGACAAGATAACAAGGATGAGAGTGTGCTCGTGCCGGTGCCTGCTCCTGCTCATGTTTCCGAAGAAGAACCGCCTATCAAACGGGTGGATAAATAA
- a CDS encoding efflux transporter outer membrane subunit produces MNYIILPLFAATLLSACAVGPDYRRPVIETPEKWRVDYPQAAEVTNVGWWTQFGDPALNALIETALNENRDIQAAAARVDQFIGALQATRAQFFPQIGYSATISRNRATEELAVLPPGNDPYFSLYRGALNASWQIDLFGRIRRQSEAAQAQIFASEQGRRGVILSVVTSVAASYIGLRALDRQLEIARASAANYAETMRIFDLRYQWGVVSQTELSQIQSQYQLALATIPGIEQQIVAQENLISILLGRNPETIPRGSTIDELIAPIVPPDLPSTLLERRPDIVEAEQNLVATNANVGVARSLYYPTITLTGLLGSASTAFGNFLTGPASTWTVAAGLLGPIFTFGNITGQVRAAEAAQREAIAFYQAIILNAFRETNDALIGAVKKREEAEAQAKRVVALKEYARLSRAKFDNGYAGYLEVLFAENLLFDVELAAVRSKADRYTELVNVYKATGGGWVDEAEQLTPKPQLKGVQPVLEGNILAP; encoded by the coding sequence ATGAACTACATTATTCTTCCTTTGTTCGCGGCCACACTCCTCAGCGCATGTGCGGTGGGACCTGACTATCGGCGTCCAGTAATTGAGACACCTGAGAAATGGCGGGTTGATTATCCGCAAGCAGCGGAAGTGACAAATGTCGGATGGTGGACCCAATTTGGCGATCCAGCGCTTAATGCACTGATCGAAACGGCGTTGAATGAAAATCGCGATATCCAGGCGGCGGCTGCTCGAGTGGATCAATTCATCGGCGCGCTGCAAGCTACCCGCGCACAGTTCTTTCCGCAGATCGGCTATAGCGCGACTATAAGCCGTAACCGTGCTACGGAAGAGTTAGCCGTCCTTCCACCCGGTAACGACCCTTACTTTTCGCTTTACCGAGGGGCACTCAATGCGTCATGGCAGATCGACCTGTTCGGACGCATCCGCCGTCAGAGCGAGGCAGCCCAGGCACAAATATTCGCGAGCGAGCAGGGTCGCAGAGGGGTGATTCTTTCAGTCGTGACAAGTGTGGCTGCAAGTTACATCGGCCTGCGTGCGCTTGACCGGCAGCTTGAGATTGCCCGCGCCAGCGCAGCGAACTATGCGGAGACGATGAGGATCTTTGACCTCCGCTACCAATGGGGTGTTGTGTCACAGACGGAACTCTCCCAGATACAATCGCAATACCAGCTTGCACTTGCAACCATTCCGGGTATCGAGCAACAGATTGTTGCGCAGGAGAATCTTATCTCGATCCTGCTAGGCCGTAACCCTGAAACGATTCCACGCGGCAGTACTATCGATGAACTCATTGCACCGATAGTTCCACCTGATTTACCTTCAACACTGCTCGAACGTCGACCCGATATTGTGGAGGCGGAACAAAATCTTGTAGCCACCAATGCAAATGTTGGGGTGGCAAGGTCGCTATATTATCCGACTATCACACTCACGGGTCTGCTTGGCTCAGCAAGCACTGCATTCGGCAATTTCCTCACGGGACCAGCCAGCACCTGGACAGTCGCTGCCGGGCTCTTAGGACCGATCTTTACTTTTGGCAATATCACGGGACAGGTGAGAGCAGCCGAAGCAGCCCAGCGCGAAGCGATCGCTTTTTACCAGGCGATCATTCTCAACGCTTTCCGCGAGACGAATGATGCACTCATTGGTGCAGTGAAGAAACGGGAGGAAGCAGAGGCTCAGGCAAAACGCGTCGTGGCGCTTAAGGAATATGCTCGCCTCTCTCGGGCCAAATTCGACAATGGTTATGCGGGTTATCTTGAGGTACTCTTCGCGGAGAACCTGCTTTTCGATGTAGAGCTTGCTGCAGTGCGCTCGAAAGCTGATCGTTACACCGAGCTCGTGAATGTCTACAAGGCAACAGGCGGCGGTTGGGTTGACGAAGCTGAGCAGCTCACACCGAAGCCCCAGCTAAAGGGAGTGCAACCGGTACTAGAAGGAAATATATTGGCCCCCTAG
- the pgm gene encoding phosphoglucomutase (alpha-D-glucose-1,6-bisphosphate-dependent), with amino-acid sequence MTISPAAGKPATKEMLIDLTRLEREYYERRPDLVDSTQLVSFGTSGHRGSSLHGSFTEAHVMAITQAICDYRQGQGIDGPLYMGKDTHALSDPAQRTALEVLAANGVTTIIQKNDGVTPTPVISRLILVYNRDRREHFADGIGITPSHNPPEDGGIKYNPPNGGPADVEVTKWIEQRANALLRQGNVGVKRITYASAMQASTTYQDDFVMPYVEDLRNVVDMEAIRAAGLKLAADPLGGAAEPYWEPINTVYHLDIDVVNPTIDPTFSFMTVDHDGKIRMDPSSSYAMARLVGLKDRYRIAFANDPDADRHGVVVPSTGLMNANHYQAVAIHYLLTHRKWSDQVAVGKTLVSSSMIDRVVNKLGYELYETPVGFKWFVPGLLSGSLCFGGEESAGASFLRHDGTVWTTDKDGLIMDLLAAEMTARTSKDPGEHYEELQAEFGQLYYTRIDAPATPEQKVKLAKLSPDAVAAPKLAGDLIRTKLTTAPGNNAPIGGLKVMTDNGWFAARPSGTENIYKIYAESFKDENHLKAILQEAQKIVSDAVSIA; translated from the coding sequence ATGACGATTTCACCAGCTGCAGGTAAGCCGGCTACCAAAGAGATGCTCATCGATTTAACAAGACTTGAGCGTGAGTACTATGAGCGTCGGCCTGATCTGGTGGATAGTACCCAGTTAGTCAGTTTTGGTACAAGCGGACATCGCGGTTCATCACTGCATGGATCATTTACTGAAGCGCACGTTATGGCTATCACGCAGGCTATTTGTGACTACCGGCAAGGTCAAGGTATCGACGGCCCGCTCTACATGGGGAAGGATACGCATGCCTTGTCGGATCCAGCTCAGCGCACCGCACTGGAGGTACTGGCAGCCAATGGCGTCACGACGATCATCCAGAAAAATGATGGGGTCACACCGACTCCGGTGATCTCGCGGCTGATTCTCGTTTATAACCGGGACCGTAGAGAACATTTCGCTGATGGTATTGGGATTACCCCTTCGCATAATCCGCCAGAAGATGGCGGTATCAAGTACAACCCACCCAACGGTGGTCCCGCTGACGTTGAGGTAACAAAATGGATCGAGCAGAGGGCTAATGCGTTATTGCGTCAAGGCAATGTCGGTGTGAAAAGGATAACTTATGCATCCGCTATGCAGGCGAGTACAACGTATCAGGATGACTTTGTGATGCCTTATGTCGAAGATCTGCGCAATGTGGTCGATATGGAGGCTATCCGTGCTGCTGGCCTTAAGTTGGCTGCTGATCCGCTCGGTGGTGCAGCTGAACCTTACTGGGAACCCATCAATACCGTTTATCACTTGGACATTGATGTGGTCAATCCGACGATTGATCCCACGTTTTCTTTTATGACGGTCGATCACGATGGCAAGATTCGGATGGATCCTTCCAGCTCATACGCCATGGCACGGCTTGTGGGCCTCAAGGATCGATATCGCATCGCCTTTGCCAACGACCCAGATGCTGATCGGCATGGTGTGGTGGTTCCGTCCACGGGATTGATGAATGCCAACCACTACCAGGCGGTAGCGATTCACTATTTATTGACACATAGAAAATGGTCTGACCAGGTAGCTGTGGGTAAGACGCTGGTCAGCAGCAGCATGATTGATCGAGTGGTCAATAAGCTGGGTTATGAGCTATACGAGACGCCGGTGGGTTTTAAATGGTTTGTTCCTGGATTACTCAGCGGCTCGCTCTGTTTCGGAGGTGAAGAAAGTGCCGGAGCAAGTTTTCTGCGGCATGATGGTACAGTATGGACCACGGACAAGGATGGCTTGATCATGGATTTGCTGGCGGCTGAGATGACTGCGCGCACGAGCAAGGACCCGGGCGAACATTATGAGGAGCTGCAGGCCGAATTCGGCCAACTGTACTACACTCGCATCGACGCTCCTGCGACGCCAGAGCAAAAGGTAAAGCTAGCCAAACTGTCACCTGATGCGGTTGCAGCGCCCAAGCTTGCGGGCGATCTCATTAGAACGAAGCTGACGACTGCACCCGGTAACAACGCTCCTATCGGCGGCCTCAAGGTTATGACTGACAACGGTTGGTTTGCAGCCCGTCCCTCCGGTACCGAGAACATTTACAAAATCTATGCAGAAAGTTTTAAGGATGAAAATCATTTAAAAGCAATCCTGCAAGAGGCTCAGAAAATTGTGAGCGATGCAGTAAGTATTGCATAG
- the pgi gene encoding glucose-6-phosphate isomerase, giving the protein MMTNRTENILPLTERNAWKALAVHYEQLRHLQLRTLFADDPQRGERMTVEAVGLYLDYSKNLITDETLTLLLQLARECGLRQRIEAMFCGEKINITENRAVLHVALRAPKEASIVVDGVNVVSQVHAVLDKMVDFSERVRSGEWKGHTGKRIRNVVNIGIGGSDLGPVMAYEALKYYSERTMIFRFVSNIDSTDFTEAVHDLDPAETLFIVSSKTFTTLETMTNAHTAREWLLAAFGGDTQSIAKHFVAVSTNAEEVAKFGIDTAQMFEFWDWVGGRYSMTSAIGLSTMLAIGSANFRIMLSGFHQMDEHFRTAPFESNLPVLMGLLTVWYADFFGTQAIAVLPYEQYLKRFPAYLQQLVMESNGKQMTLNGSRVSYNTSPIYWGEPGTNGQHSFYQLLHQGTSLIPCDFIAFIETLNTLGRHHDILLSNVFAQSEALAFGKTMEQVKAEGTPDWLVPHRIFEGNRPSNTLLAERLTPEALGKLIALYEHSVFTQGAIWGINSFDQWGVELGKVLAQRIIPELESKVEPALGHDSSTNQLIRRYRNSKRT; this is encoded by the coding sequence ATGATGACAAATAGGACGGAAAACATACTCCCCCTCACCGAACGTAATGCATGGAAAGCCTTGGCAGTTCATTACGAACAGCTTCGTCACCTCCAGCTGCGAACGCTCTTTGCAGACGACCCTCAACGTGGCGAACGCATGACGGTTGAGGCAGTGGGCCTCTACCTGGATTATTCGAAGAACCTCATTACCGATGAAACGCTTACGTTGCTACTGCAATTAGCCAGGGAATGCGGGCTTCGTCAGCGGATTGAAGCCATGTTTTGCGGCGAAAAGATCAACATTACGGAGAATCGGGCTGTGCTGCACGTCGCGCTGCGTGCTCCGAAAGAAGCTTCAATTGTCGTGGATGGGGTGAATGTCGTTTCCCAAGTACATGCCGTACTCGACAAGATGGTCGATTTTTCTGAACGCGTCCGGAGTGGGGAGTGGAAGGGACATACCGGCAAGCGTATTCGTAACGTGGTTAACATTGGCATCGGCGGTTCTGATTTAGGGCCAGTGATGGCCTATGAGGCATTGAAATATTACAGCGAACGGACGATGATATTTCGCTTCGTATCGAATATCGACAGCACTGATTTTACAGAAGCAGTGCACGATCTCGATCCAGCAGAAACGCTTTTCATTGTTTCTTCCAAGACATTTACCACGTTAGAAACCATGACGAATGCACATACGGCGCGAGAGTGGTTGCTCGCTGCTTTTGGTGGCGACACTCAGTCGATCGCTAAGCATTTTGTCGCTGTTTCAACGAACGCAGAGGAAGTAGCCAAATTTGGCATCGATACGGCGCAGATGTTCGAGTTTTGGGATTGGGTGGGAGGACGTTATTCCATGACTTCAGCTATCGGTCTGTCGACGATGCTGGCTATCGGATCCGCTAACTTTCGAATCATGCTCAGTGGTTTTCATCAAATGGACGAGCATTTTCGAACGGCCCCGTTTGAAAGCAATTTGCCGGTACTGATGGGTTTACTCACGGTATGGTACGCCGATTTCTTCGGTACCCAGGCGATTGCCGTATTACCCTATGAGCAGTACTTGAAACGATTTCCTGCCTATCTGCAGCAATTGGTGATGGAAAGCAATGGCAAGCAGATGACGCTGAATGGATCCCGTGTTAGCTATAACACGAGCCCAATTTATTGGGGCGAACCGGGGACTAATGGCCAGCATTCATTCTACCAATTGCTTCATCAAGGAACCAGCCTTATCCCTTGTGATTTCATTGCCTTCATTGAAACACTCAACACGCTTGGAAGACATCACGATATCCTGCTGTCGAATGTCTTTGCCCAGTCAGAAGCCTTGGCTTTCGGCAAGACTATGGAACAAGTCAAGGCAGAAGGCACACCTGATTGGCTGGTGCCACACCGGATCTTTGAGGGTAATCGCCCCTCCAACACTCTCCTTGCCGAGCGACTTACCCCGGAAGCACTTGGCAAGCTTATCGCGCTCTACGAACACTCGGTCTTTACTCAGGGTGCGATTTGGGGAATCAATTCATTCGACCAGTGGGGAGTGGAATTGGGCAAGGTGCTAGCTCAGCGTATTATCCCGGAACTTGAGAGTAAGGTAGAACCCGCACTCGGACATGACAGCTCAACCAATCAACTGATTCGTCGCTATCGAAACTCTAAAAGAACCTGA
- a CDS encoding DUF3313 domain-containing protein: protein MMIQRAILIGICAAMLTACATTEQAGGFGKAEPSGFLQDYSMLHPAANETEASLVYFTPDKTKFRSYTKILLEPVQVWRGEKSSAKNIDMEDANHLSQFLWSRVDEELRKDYTMVQQPGPGVLRVRIGITEAGKGIPVLDNVTAMHPGSLIVSKGKKALSGTESLVGKSSIEMEATDSQTGELLGAGVDRRGGGKYAWKSLNRWEDVEQAFTYWAKKIRWRACTMRGDAVCEKPKD from the coding sequence ATGATGATACAACGAGCAATATTGATTGGAATATGCGCGGCAATGCTTACAGCATGTGCCACTACTGAACAGGCGGGAGGGTTTGGAAAGGCTGAACCATCCGGGTTCTTGCAAGATTATTCAATGCTCCATCCAGCAGCAAATGAAACTGAGGCATCGCTGGTTTATTTTACGCCAGATAAAACCAAATTCAGATCTTATACGAAAATCCTGCTGGAGCCAGTACAAGTCTGGCGTGGAGAAAAATCGAGCGCTAAAAATATCGATATGGAAGATGCAAATCATTTGTCGCAATTTCTCTGGTCTCGTGTCGATGAAGAATTGCGTAAGGATTATACTATGGTTCAGCAACCTGGCCCCGGAGTGTTGAGGGTTCGCATCGGCATCACGGAAGCTGGGAAGGGAATCCCGGTACTAGATAACGTCACAGCAATGCATCCAGGCTCCCTCATTGTGTCCAAAGGAAAAAAAGCACTCAGTGGAACGGAAAGCTTAGTCGGCAAATCTTCCATCGAAATGGAAGCCACAGATAGCCAAACTGGCGAATTGCTGGGTGCTGGCGTTGATCGCCGTGGAGGGGGTAAATACGCCTGGAAATCATTGAACCGGTGGGAAGATGTCGAGCAAGCTTTTACTTATTGGGCGAAGAAAATCCGATGGCGTGCTTGCACAATGCGTGGCGATGCTGTATGTGAGAAGCCGAAGGATTAA
- a CDS encoding TapB family protein, which produces MKTMIQWSSLFVFMILMLLGNFTHSAENSLLIPLGEKDRLAIEKYLGKEVVGQAIPAPALVDTNRYLNLSAGNRNYRLVSGPDTGNIEHHRPTMLKQEANKTTWRYDTGARFIYYILGKEDGNYVVTGVTDNEEGVFIQYSPNKPFMLQGLAPGEQRNIQTEMKVFELSNPDKQIHTGILDIGYRYLGAYKVTVPAGSFDAVLIKWTFNGKVGPASLNDTQYRFFAADVGMIAAIEQMKVSATLLYNKQRKIAKVLVDKPKS; this is translated from the coding sequence ATGAAAACAATGATACAGTGGTCTTCTCTGTTTGTATTTATGATTCTTATGCTTCTGGGAAATTTTACTCACTCAGCGGAGAATAGTTTGCTCATTCCATTGGGAGAGAAGGATCGTCTTGCGATTGAGAAATATCTGGGAAAGGAAGTTGTCGGGCAAGCTATTCCTGCACCGGCACTGGTTGATACTAACCGGTATCTGAATCTGAGCGCTGGCAATCGAAACTACCGGCTCGTGAGTGGGCCCGATACAGGTAACATCGAGCACCATAGGCCTACCATGCTGAAACAGGAAGCCAATAAGACTACCTGGCGATATGATACAGGAGCCAGATTCATCTATTATATTCTTGGAAAGGAGGATGGAAATTACGTTGTTACTGGGGTTACCGATAACGAGGAAGGTGTTTTTATACAATATTCGCCTAACAAACCTTTTATGCTGCAAGGGCTGGCTCCGGGCGAGCAGCGCAATATACAAACCGAAATGAAGGTTTTCGAATTGAGCAACCCGGACAAACAAATTCATACGGGTATACTCGATATCGGCTACCGCTACCTCGGCGCCTATAAAGTCACAGTACCGGCAGGCAGTTTCGATGCCGTTCTAATTAAATGGACTTTCAATGGAAAAGTAGGTCCTGCCTCGCTTAATGATACTCAGTATAGATTTTTTGCGGCAGATGTCGGCATGATTGCAGCTATTGAGCAGATGAAGGTTTCAGCTACACTCCTTTATAACAAACAGAGGAAAATTGCGAAAGTGCTGGTTGACAAGCCAAAATCCTGA
- a CDS encoding bestrophin-like domain — translation MNFVHFATDIAHVSGFSALGLFIGLLLVFGIGRYIGVRWLLATESEHTSAGLLDGAIFGLLGLLIAFTFSGAISRFDDRKEMVITEANAIGTAYLRLDLLAVETQPALRALFRQYLDARLEIYQKLPDLKATEVALVRANALQGEIWSAAVKACEVTGSVPTTNLLLTALNEMFDIATQRTVVALEMHPPTIIYVMLFSLALISAGLAGYTTAGIAKHSLTHMVVFAAIIAITVYVILDIEYPRLGLIRVNSVDRVLVELRKSME, via the coding sequence ATGAATTTCGTTCATTTTGCTACTGACATTGCTCATGTTTCTGGTTTCTCTGCACTAGGGTTATTCATTGGCCTGCTGCTTGTTTTTGGTATTGGTCGATATATAGGTGTTCGATGGCTTCTGGCAACGGAGAGTGAACACACTTCCGCGGGGCTACTCGACGGTGCCATCTTTGGACTGTTAGGATTACTCATTGCTTTCACCTTTTCCGGAGCCATTTCACGATTTGATGACCGGAAAGAGATGGTGATCACTGAGGCAAATGCCATCGGGACAGCTTATCTCCGCCTGGATCTGTTGGCAGTTGAGACGCAACCGGCACTGCGCGCTTTGTTCCGGCAATACCTGGATGCCCGCCTGGAGATTTATCAAAAATTACCCGATCTGAAGGCAACAGAAGTAGCTTTGGTTCGAGCGAATGCGCTGCAAGGTGAAATCTGGTCTGCAGCTGTAAAAGCCTGCGAAGTAACAGGCTCGGTGCCAACGACCAATCTGTTGTTAACGGCGTTGAATGAAATGTTCGATATCGCTACGCAACGTACTGTTGTGGCGTTAGAGATGCACCCCCCAACCATCATCTATGTGATGCTATTTAGTTTGGCTTTAATCAGTGCGGGATTGGCTGGCTATACCACAGCAGGCATCGCAAAGCATAGCTTAACCCATATGGTGGTATTCGCCGCAATCATCGCGATCACAGTCTATGTGATCCTCGATATTGAATACCCTCGCTTAGGACTGATCCGGGTCAATTCCGTGGATCGGGTACTGGTAGAACTAAGAAAAAGTATGGAATAA
- a CDS encoding lipid-binding SYLF domain-containing protein has translation MRINLTIYLILITVSVSMLVGCESTGGKQASMDSQQSSVAAEIDREVDIALAQLFQTTPEARDLAARAKGILVFPHILKAGFIAGAQYGKGAMRKGRTTAGYYNIVAASYGLQAGVQSFSYAMFFMNDEALNYLENSSGFEVGIGPSVVVVDAGVARTLTSTTLKDDVYAFIYGQHGLMAGLGLQGSKITRINP, from the coding sequence ATGAGAATTAACTTAACGATTTACTTAATTTTGATCACAGTTTCAGTATCCATGTTAGTAGGTTGTGAATCTACTGGCGGTAAGCAAGCTAGTATGGACAGTCAGCAATCTAGTGTTGCAGCTGAAATCGATCGTGAAGTCGATATTGCTTTGGCGCAGCTTTTTCAAACGACGCCTGAGGCGAGAGATCTGGCGGCACGCGCGAAAGGAATTCTGGTATTTCCGCATATTCTCAAGGCAGGGTTTATCGCAGGGGCTCAGTATGGGAAAGGCGCCATGCGTAAAGGAAGAACGACAGCTGGTTACTATAATATTGTGGCGGCTTCGTACGGTTTGCAAGCAGGAGTGCAGTCATTTAGTTATGCAATGTTTTTCATGAATGATGAGGCGCTTAATTATCTCGAAAATAGCTCGGGATTTGAGGTCGGCATAGGTCCGAGTGTTGTCGTTGTAGATGCTGGAGTGGCCAGAACTTTAACAAGTACGACGCTTAAAGATGATGTTTATGCATTTATCTATGGGCAGCATGGTTTAATGGCCGGCTTGGGTTTGCAGGGATCAAAGATCACCAGAATTAATCCATGA